From Pararhodobacter zhoushanensis, the proteins below share one genomic window:
- a CDS encoding GNAT family N-acetyltransferase codes for MRPGPDLTPALPRPALAKGQGDAVDIAIIDAISQVAAKDWDGLCAQDGARPLDPFTTHRFLAALEDSRSVGGRSGWEAKHLTIRQEGRLLAAMPLYAKGHSQGEYIFDHAFADAWQRAGGSYYPKLQSAVPFTPATGARLLGDEALRPILLRALAEVTGANNLSSAHVTFCTEDEAAVGVEEGWLHRLTQQFHWQDEGYGDFDGFLSALSSRKRKTIRRERAQAQAFGGEIRALTGDDLRPEHWDAFWEFYQDTGSRKWGTPYLTRAFFDRIQQTMRDDTLLILAERDGQPIAGALNFIGSQTLFGRYWGCTEDHPCLHFELCYYQAIDWALANGLRRVEAGAQGEHKLARGYLPSAVHSLHWFPDARFRQAVDDYLQAETAAVGDEMRILEAYAPFRRGPQSGGDQ; via the coding sequence ATGCGACCGGGGCCGGACTTGACTCCGGCCCTCCCTCGCCCAGCTTTGGCCAAAGGCCAAGGAGACGCCGTGGATATCGCGATTATCGACGCCATCAGCCAAGTCGCAGCAAAAGACTGGGACGGGCTGTGCGCACAAGACGGCGCCCGCCCGCTTGACCCGTTTACCACGCATCGCTTTCTGGCGGCGCTGGAGGACTCGCGCTCGGTCGGGGGCCGCAGTGGCTGGGAGGCAAAACACCTGACGATCCGGCAGGAGGGCCGCTTGCTGGCCGCGATGCCGCTTTATGCCAAGGGCCACAGTCAGGGCGAATACATCTTCGATCATGCCTTCGCCGATGCCTGGCAACGCGCGGGCGGCAGCTATTATCCCAAGCTGCAATCGGCGGTCCCCTTCACCCCCGCCACCGGCGCGCGGCTCCTGGGGGACGAGGCGCTGCGCCCGATCCTGCTGCGCGCCCTGGCCGAGGTGACGGGCGCGAACAACCTGTCCTCGGCCCATGTCACCTTTTGCACCGAGGACGAGGCGGCGGTCGGCGTCGAAGAGGGCTGGCTTCACCGCCTGACCCAGCAATTCCATTGGCAGGATGAGGGCTACGGCGATTTCGACGGGTTCCTGTCCGCGCTCAGCTCGCGCAAGCGCAAGACGATCCGCCGCGAACGGGCGCAGGCGCAGGCGTTTGGTGGTGAGATCCGCGCGCTGACCGGCGACGATTTGCGGCCCGAGCATTGGGATGCCTTCTGGGAGTTCTATCAGGACACCGGCAGCCGCAAATGGGGCACGCCCTATCTGACCCGCGCGTTTTTCGACCGAATCCAGCAGACCATGCGCGATGACACCTTGCTGATCCTCGCCGAGCGTGACGGCCAACCCATTGCCGGGGCGCTGAATTTCATTGGTTCACAAACGCTCTTTGGCCGCTACTGGGGCTGCACCGAGGATCACCCCTGTCTGCATTTCGAGCTGTGCTACTATCAGGCGATCGACTGGGCGCTGGCCAACGGGCTGCGCCGGGTCGAGGCCGGGGCGCAGGGCGAGCACAAGCTGGCGCGCGGCTATTTGCCCAGTGCCGTGCATTCGCTGCACTGGTTCCCTGATGCAAGGTTCCGGCAGGCGGTAGACGATTATCTGCAGGCGGAAACCGCCGCGGTCGGGGATGAAATGCGCATCTTGGAAGCCTATGCGCCGTTCCGGCGCGGGCCGCAGTCCGGAGGGGACCAATGA
- a CDS encoding glutathione S-transferase family protein, whose amino-acid sequence MIEFYTNPQSRGLIAHWMLEEIGEPYTLHVLEYHTSMKAPDYLAINPMGKVPALVHDGAIVTEVAAICAYLAETFPKAGLAPTASERAAYYRWMFFAAGPVESAVTNKAMGFVVPDERKRAAGYGSLADVVATLDQHLSTSPYFAGDRFTAADVYAGAQIGWGMQFGTLPTLPSFSAYFERIKTRSAWKKVMGGIN is encoded by the coding sequence ATGATCGAGTTTTACACCAACCCGCAATCGCGCGGGCTGATCGCACACTGGATGCTGGAAGAGATCGGCGAGCCGTACACCCTGCATGTGCTCGAGTATCACACCTCGATGAAAGCGCCCGACTATCTGGCGATCAACCCGATGGGCAAGGTGCCGGCGCTGGTGCATGACGGGGCCATCGTCACCGAAGTTGCGGCGATCTGCGCCTATCTGGCCGAGACATTCCCCAAGGCGGGCCTTGCCCCCACAGCCAGCGAGCGCGCCGCCTATTATCGCTGGATGTTCTTTGCCGCCGGGCCGGTCGAATCCGCTGTGACCAACAAGGCGATGGGCTTTGTGGTGCCTGACGAGCGCAAGCGCGCGGCGGGCTATGGGTCGCTGGCTGACGTGGTTGCAACGCTGGATCAGCACCTGTCGACGAGCCCCTATTTCGCGGGTGACCGCTTTACCGCCGCCGATGTCTATGCCGGCGCGCAGATTGGCTGGGGCATGCAGTTTGGAACGCTGCCGACGTTGCCCAGCTTTTCGGCCTATTTTGAGCGCATCAAGACGCGCTCTGCGTGGAAGAAAGTCATGGGAGGGATCAACTGA
- a CDS encoding 4a-hydroxytetrahydrobiopterin dehydratase, translated as MARPSKLEGAERAAALTALTAAGWTHDAKRDAISKTYTFKNFVEAFGFMTKAAIWAEKLDHHPEWSNVYKTVEVTLSTHDVDGLTELDLKLAQKMDAFT; from the coding sequence ATGGCGCGACCGAGCAAACTGGAGGGTGCCGAGCGCGCCGCTGCGCTCACGGCACTGACCGCCGCAGGCTGGACCCATGACGCCAAGCGTGATGCGATCAGCAAGACCTACACCTTTAAGAACTTCGTCGAGGCTTTCGGCTTTATGACCAAAGCTGCGATCTGGGCCGAAAAGCTGGATCACCACCCGGAATGGTCCAACGTTTACAAGACAGTAGAGGTCACGCTGTCGACACATGACGTCGACGGGCTAACTGAGCTCGATCTGAAACTGGCACAAAAAATGGATGCGTTTACATGA
- a CDS encoding peroxiredoxin — translation MTISVGDTLPEATLIAMGDSGPAEVSVKDLTAGRKVVIFAVPGAFTPTCHSAHVPSFIRSMDALKAKGVDEVVCVSVNDAFVMKTWGEATGATEAGITMLSDGAGDLTGKLGLSFDAPAIGLMGRSKRYAMMVEDGVVKVYHPETGKGCEISGGEAMVEAL, via the coding sequence ATGACGATTTCCGTTGGGGATACGCTGCCCGAAGCCACGCTCATCGCGATGGGCGATTCCGGCCCGGCCGAGGTCAGCGTCAAAGACCTGACCGCGGGCCGCAAGGTCGTGATCTTTGCCGTACCCGGTGCGTTCACGCCGACCTGCCATTCGGCGCATGTGCCCAGCTTCATCCGCAGCATGGATGCGCTCAAGGCCAAAGGTGTGGACGAAGTGGTCTGCGTTTCGGTCAACGACGCCTTCGTGATGAAGACCTGGGGCGAGGCAACCGGCGCGACCGAGGCCGGGATCACCATGCTGTCGGACGGCGCGGGCGATCTGACCGGCAAGCTGGGGCTGAGCTTTGACGCCCCCGCAATCGGCCTGATGGGCCGTTCCAAGCGCTATGCGATGATGGTCGAGGATGGTGTGGTCAAGGTTTACCACCCCGAGACCGGCAAGGGCTGCGAAATCTCCGGTGGCGAGGCGATGGTCGAGGCGCTTTAA
- a CDS encoding NAD(P)/FAD-dependent oxidoreductase — protein MAGIVVIGAGQAGSSLVAKLRGLGYADELTLIGDEIAPPYQRPPLSKKYLLGEMTLDRLFLRSEAYYAEQNITLKLGTPVSRIDPASKTVWLGDEAIPYTQLALTTGADLRHLPAAIGGALEGVYGVRKLSDIDAMAPEFAPGKRLLVVGGGYIGLEAAAVAAQKGLQVTVIEAAPRILGRVAAPETADYMRALHTAHGVTIREGLGLTRLTGDTRVNGADLADGSHIDIDFAIVGIGITPGAALAEAAGLTIDNGIRTDEQGRTSDPSIWSAGDCASFVYRGTRIRLESVQNAIDQAEAVAANMLGAGKAYVPSPWFWSDQYDVKLQIAGLNTGYDRIVTREVGAARSHWYYQGDTFLAVDAMNDPRGYMVGKRLLEAGKTPDPAALADPATELKTLLA, from the coding sequence ATGGCGGGAATCGTTGTGATCGGGGCAGGGCAGGCAGGATCGTCGCTGGTCGCCAAGCTGCGCGGGCTTGGCTATGCGGATGAGCTGACGCTGATCGGGGACGAAATCGCACCGCCCTATCAACGCCCGCCGCTGTCCAAGAAATACCTGCTGGGCGAAATGACGCTGGACCGGCTCTTCCTGCGGTCCGAGGCCTATTATGCCGAGCAGAACATCACCCTGAAACTGGGCACGCCCGTGTCGCGCATTGACCCGGCCAGCAAGACCGTCTGGCTGGGCGACGAGGCGATCCCCTACACCCAGCTCGCCCTGACCACCGGCGCCGATCTGCGCCACTTGCCCGCCGCCATCGGCGGCGCGCTTGAGGGCGTCTACGGCGTGCGCAAGCTGTCCGACATTGACGCGATGGCCCCCGAATTTGCGCCCGGCAAGCGGCTCTTGGTGGTTGGCGGTGGCTATATCGGGCTGGAAGCAGCAGCCGTGGCCGCGCAAAAAGGCCTGCAGGTCACGGTGATCGAGGCCGCGCCGCGCATCCTTGGCCGCGTCGCCGCGCCTGAAACCGCCGACTACATGCGCGCGCTCCATACCGCGCATGGGGTGACCATCCGCGAGGGGCTGGGCCTGACCCGCCTCACCGGTGACACCCGCGTCAATGGCGCGGATCTGGCCGACGGCAGCCATATCGACATCGACTTCGCCATCGTCGGCATCGGCATCACACCGGGCGCGGCGCTGGCCGAGGCTGCCGGGCTGACGATCGACAACGGCATCCGCACCGACGAGCAGGGCCGCACCTCGGACCCGTCGATCTGGTCGGCGGGCGATTGCGCCAGCTTCGTCTATCGCGGCACCCGCATCCGTCTGGAGAGCGTGCAGAACGCCATCGATCAGGCCGAAGCCGTCGCGGCCAACATGCTGGGCGCCGGGAAAGCCTATGTGCCCAGCCCGTGGTTCTGGTCGGATCAGTATGACGTCAAGCTGCAGATCGCCGGGCTGAACACCGGATATGACCGCATTGTCACGCGTGAAGTCGGCGCGGCGCGCAGCCATTGGTATTATCAAGGCGACACCTTCCTTGCGGTCGATGCGATGAACGACCCGCGCGGCTACATGGTGGGCAAACGCCTGCTGGAAGCGGGCAAGACGCCCGATCCCGCCGCCCTGGCCGATCCGGCGACCGAGCTGAAAACCCTGCTGGCATGA
- the rsmD gene encoding 16S rRNA (guanine(966)-N(2))-methyltransferase RsmD: MRIVGGTHRGLTLAEVGAGDAAAHLRPTSDRVREALFNMLTQGKWGDLVQGQRVLDLFAGTGALGLEALSRGASTVTLVDDGAAARALIRTNIEKLRAMGTTRLYRRNATDLGPNRGPAFGLIFLDPPYGMGLGAKALTSALTNDWIAPAATLVWEENAPQLAPQGFETLDQRRYGETWITLLRAPHPSSV, from the coding sequence ATGAGGATCGTCGGCGGCACGCACCGGGGCCTGACGCTGGCCGAGGTCGGCGCAGGCGATGCCGCCGCCCATCTGCGCCCGACCTCGGACCGCGTGCGTGAGGCGTTGTTCAACATGCTGACACAGGGCAAATGGGGCGATCTGGTGCAGGGCCAGCGCGTGCTCGACCTCTTCGCGGGCACCGGCGCGCTGGGGCTTGAGGCGCTGTCGCGTGGCGCCAGCACCGTCACGCTGGTCGATGACGGCGCCGCCGCCCGCGCCCTGATCCGCACCAACATCGAAAAACTGCGCGCGATGGGCACCACCCGCCTCTACCGCCGCAATGCCACGGATCTGGGCCCCAACCGCGGCCCTGCGTTCGGGCTGATCTTCCTCGATCCGCCCTATGGCATGGGTCTTGGCGCAAAGGCGCTGACCTCGGCGCTGACCAATGACTGGATCGCGCCCGCCGCCACCCTCGTCTGGGAAGAAAACGCCCCGCAACTCGCGCCGCAAGGCTTCGAGACGCTGGACCAACGCCGCTATGGCGAAACCTGGATCACCCTGCTGCGCGCGCCGCACCCATCATCTGTCTGA
- a CDS encoding xanthine dehydrogenase family protein molybdopterin-binding subunit, with amino-acid sequence MSRLGKLTRRAFLIGSAAVAGGVAFGVYAVTRPAENPLHPREGATLNPYLIIDADGITVVTGRAEMGQGAQTTLAACLAEELDVDWESVRLMHGPKAAAYYNGAMLEGALPGPDYARPDWQRSLGETLGVIAKPLGIQVTGGSTSMRDGFERLRRAGASAREALKAVAADRLGVSVDRLSTESGAVVAPDGTRVPYAELAEAAAMIDAPQVEPRPRSEWRLLGTALPRPDMLAKVTGTAGFGVDTRLPGMKFASVRRSPRLGAAMTSHDPAPALATPGVEQVIDIGDGVAVVARNTWAAMQGARAVVCEWGEAPYPATSEAMTDRLLAAFDGSPDSTMRDDGDADAATGTVIEAEYRMPFLAHSTMEPMNATALFADGKLELWSPNQGPFVQARVAGEAIGIDGDDVTVNTTFMGGGFGRRIEADYAGIAAKVAHALPGTPVNVTWSREEDMTHDFYRPAAITRIRGAVVDGQAVLMDAQVSSPGLMAQAGGRMMGMGMMGADRSIVEGMFDQPYRIPNYRVRGYRADLDVPMGFWRSVGASHNGFAHESFIDELAHAAGRDPMDFRLELVRGESATAAGVLEAVRAMSGWDQPRAAGTGMGVALVWSFGTPVAQVIEVVQEGDAIRIARGWIACDPGIALDPGILQAQMEGAMIYGLSAAVHGQITFADGRVEQQNFPDYDALRMSGAPRIETRILQDNPHLGGAGEPGTPPAAAALANALFALTGERARALPLEGQFRFVL; translated from the coding sequence ATGAGCCGTCTGGGCAAACTCACCCGCCGGGCGTTCCTGATCGGCAGCGCGGCTGTTGCCGGGGGCGTCGCCTTTGGCGTCTACGCGGTCACGCGCCCCGCCGAAAACCCGCTGCACCCGCGCGAGGGCGCAACGCTGAACCCCTATCTGATCATCGACGCCGACGGCATCACCGTGGTCACCGGCCGGGCCGAGATGGGTCAGGGCGCGCAGACAACGCTGGCGGCCTGTCTGGCCGAGGAACTGGATGTCGACTGGGAAAGCGTGCGCCTGATGCACGGGCCCAAGGCGGCGGCCTATTACAACGGGGCGATGCTGGAAGGGGCGCTGCCCGGCCCGGATTACGCGCGGCCTGACTGGCAACGCTCATTGGGTGAGACGCTGGGCGTGATCGCCAAGCCGCTGGGCATTCAGGTGACCGGCGGCTCGACCAGCATGCGCGACGGGTTCGAACGACTGCGCCGCGCCGGGGCCAGCGCGCGCGAGGCGCTCAAGGCGGTGGCGGCGGACCGGCTGGGGGTCAGCGTGGACCGCCTGAGCACCGAGAGCGGCGCGGTGGTTGCGCCCGATGGCACCCGCGTGCCCTATGCCGAGCTGGCCGAAGCGGCGGCGATGATCGACGCGCCGCAGGTCGAGCCGCGTCCGCGGTCCGAGTGGCGGCTGCTGGGCACCGCCCTGCCCCGCCCGGATATGCTGGCCAAGGTCACTGGCACCGCCGGGTTCGGCGTGGATACGCGGCTGCCGGGGATGAAATTCGCCAGCGTCCGGCGCTCGCCCCGGCTGGGCGCTGCGATGACCAGCCATGATCCCGCGCCTGCGCTGGCGACCCCCGGCGTCGAGCAGGTGATCGACATCGGCGACGGTGTGGCGGTGGTGGCGCGCAACACATGGGCGGCGATGCAGGGCGCGCGGGCCGTGGTCTGCGAATGGGGAGAGGCACCCTATCCGGCAACCAGCGAGGCGATGACGGACAGGTTGCTGGCGGCCTTTGACGGCAGCCCCGACAGCACGATGCGCGACGATGGCGATGCCGATGCGGCCACGGGCACGGTGATCGAGGCCGAATACCGCATGCCGTTTCTGGCGCATTCGACGATGGAGCCGATGAACGCGACGGCGCTGTTCGCGGACGGAAAACTGGAGCTGTGGTCGCCCAATCAGGGACCGTTCGTGCAGGCCCGCGTGGCCGGTGAGGCGATTGGCATCGACGGTGACGACGTAACCGTGAACACGACCTTCATGGGCGGCGGTTTCGGTCGGCGGATCGAGGCGGATTATGCCGGTATCGCCGCCAAGGTCGCCCATGCGCTGCCCGGCACGCCGGTGAATGTCACCTGGTCACGCGAAGAAGACATGACGCATGACTTCTACCGCCCCGCCGCGATCACCCGGATCAGGGGCGCGGTGGTCGACGGGCAGGCGGTGCTCATGGACGCGCAGGTCTCGTCTCCCGGTCTGATGGCGCAGGCGGGCGGGCGGATGATGGGCATGGGGATGATGGGGGCGGATCGCTCCATCGTCGAGGGGATGTTCGATCAGCCCTACCGCATCCCCAACTACCGCGTGCGCGGCTACCGGGCGGATCTGGATGTGCCGATGGGTTTCTGGCGCTCGGTCGGGGCCAGCCACAACGGCTTTGCGCATGAAAGCTTCATCGACGAGCTGGCGCATGCCGCCGGGCGCGACCCAATGGACTTCCGGCTGGAATTGGTGCGGGGTGAGAGCGCAACGGCAGCAGGCGTGCTGGAAGCGGTGCGCGCGATGTCAGGCTGGGACCAGCCGCGCGCGGCGGGAACCGGCATGGGCGTGGCACTGGTCTGGAGCTTTGGCACCCCGGTCGCGCAGGTGATCGAGGTGGTGCAGGAGGGCGACGCGATCCGCATCGCGCGCGGCTGGATCGCCTGCGATCCGGGCATCGCGCTGGACCCGGGCATTCTGCAGGCGCAGATGGAGGGGGCAATGATCTATGGCCTGTCTGCCGCCGTGCACGGGCAGATCACCTTTGCCGACGGCAGGGTCGAACAGCAGAACTTCCCCGATTATGACGCGCTGCGCATGTCCGGCGCGCCCCGGATCGAGACGCGGATCCTGCAGGACAATCCGCATCTGGGGGGTGCCGGGGAGCCGGGAACGCCCCCTGCGGCGGCGGCTTTGGCGAATGCGCTGTTTGCCCTGACCGGCGAGCGGGCACGGGCGCTGCCGTTGGAGGGTCAGTTCCGGTTTGTGCTTTAA